The Pogona vitticeps strain Pit_001003342236 chromosome 3, PviZW2.1, whole genome shotgun sequence genome includes a window with the following:
- the LOC110089751 gene encoding ADP/ATP translocase 3, with protein sequence MADAAISFLKDFLAGGVAAAISKTAVAPIERVKLLLQVQHASKQIAVDKQYKGIIDCVVRIPKEQGFLSFWRGNFANVIRYFPTQALNFAFKDKYKQVFLGGVDKHTQFWRYFAGNLASGGAAGATSLCFVYPLDFARTRLAADVGKAGADREFSGLGDCLVKIFKSDGLRGLYQGFNVSVQGIIIYRAAYFGIYDTAKGMLPDPRNTHIVISWMIAQTVTAVAGVVSYPFDTVRRRMMMQSGRKAGEIMYTGTIDCWKKIARDEGGKAFFKGAWSNVLRGMGGAFVLVLYDEFKKVI encoded by the exons ATGGCAGACGCTGCGATTTCTTTCCTGAAGGACTTCCTGGCCGGCGGCGTCGCGGCAGCCATCAGCAAGACGGCCGTGGCGCCCATTGAGCGGGTCAAGCTGTTGCTTCAG gtacaacatgcaagcaagcaaattgCTGTTGACAAACAGTACAAAGGAATAATCGATTGTGTAGTGCGCATTCCTAAAGAGCAAGGATTTCTGTCTTTCTGGCGTGGGAATTTTGCCAATGTTATCAGATACTTCCCAACTCAGGCTCTCAACTTTGCATTCAAGGATAAGTATAAGCAAGTGTTTCTTGGAGGAGTAGACAAGCACACACAGTTCTGGAGGTATTTTGCTGGTAACCTGGCTTCCGGTGGTGCAGCTGGAGCAACCTCTCTCTGCTTTGTCTATCCTTTGGATTTTGCAAGAACCCGTCTGGCTGCTGATGTTGGAAAAGCTGGTGCTGACAGAGAATTCTCAGGTCTAGGGGACTGCCTAGTCAAAATCTTCAAGTCTGATGGCCTGCGTGGCTTATATCAAGGTTTCAATGTTTCTGTCCAGGGCATAATCATCTATAGAGCTGCCTATTTTGGGATCTATGACACAGCAAAAG GTATGCTCCCAGATCCTAGGAACACTCACATTGTGATTAGCTGGATGATTGCACAAACAGTGACTGCAGTCGCTGGTGTGGTCTCTTATCCCTTCGACACAGTCCGACGTCGAATGATGATGCAGTCTGGGCGTAAAGCAG GTGAGATCATGTACACAGGAACAATTGACTGTTGGAAGAAGATTGCAAGGGATGAAGGAGGAAAAGCATTCTTCAAGGGTGCATGGTCTAATGTTCTTCGAGGCATGGGTGGTGCCTTTGTGCTTGTATTGTATGATGAATTCAAGAAAGTAATCTAA
- the LOC110089754 gene encoding granulocyte-macrophage colony-stimulating factor receptor subunit alpha isoform X2, with the protein MQTNNMTHSLRCAFLSWLVVLYPILKVAFTEEEGVDGTEAANFSCAVYSYTLKAPSMNCTWNAGRTAPHDTQYFLYLKYYKKEEKECPHYIHDKRGRHIGCYFPNVTVNEKKVTLTVNGSSIESPVKKHKNITLLYELEKIGPPQNITVTCEMSSNCIVEWKAPPTSRREVRESNSCLSYQIKDEIRNTTDTIQSTSKNYPKNVRYKLRIRTDDKSTDPTSFHPTLLLLVVVITTLGILLLFCICKRCHTWEKLHGPIPQPKDIYLQCEKNAEKAWIDLISTAAANEKITVVEEVTANCEKHEPHP; encoded by the exons ATGCAGACAAATAATATGACACACTCCTTAAGATGTGCTTTTTTGAGCTGGCTCGTTGTGTTGTACCCCATACTAAAGGTTGCATTTACAGAAGAAGAGG GTGTTGATGGAACAGAAGCTGCAAATTTCTCCTGTGCTGTTTATTCATACACTTTGAAGGCTCCTTCAATGAACTGTACTTGGAATGCTGGCAGGACAGCTCCCCATGATACTCAATATtttctatatttaaaatattataa gaaagaagaaaaggagtgtCCACATTATATACATGATAAACGTGGAAGACATATTGGGTGCTATTTTCCCAACGTGACTGTGAATGAAAAGAAAGTTACTTTAACAGTGAATGGGTCGAGCATAGAATCTCCAGTTAAGAAGCacaaaaatataactttattaTATGAACTTG aaaaaattGGTCCACCACAAAACATCACTGTGACTTGTGAAATGTCATCCAACTGTATAGTAGAATGGAAAGCCCCTCCAACGAGTCGCCGTGAGGTTCGCGAGTCCAACAGCTGCCTCAGTTATCAAATAAAG gATGAAATCAGAAATACAACTGATACT ATACAAAGCACCTCCAAAAACTACCCTAAGAATGTGAGGTACAAGTTGAGAATCCGTACAGATGACAAGA GCACTGATCCCACGTCATTCCATCCAACGCTGTTACTTCTTGTTGTAGTTATAACCACCCTGGGAATCTTGCTCCTGTTTTGCATTTGTAAAAG ATGTCATACATGGGAAAAATTACATGGTCCAATCCCACAGCCCAAAGATATCTATCTCCAATGTGAGAAGAATGCAGAG AAAGCATGGATTGACTTGATATCAACTGCGGCAGCAAATGAAAAAATCACGGTGGTGGAAGAAGTGACTGCCAACTGTGAAAAGCATGAGCCACATCCCTGA
- the LOC110089754 gene encoding interleukin-5 receptor subunit alpha isoform X1, translating into MQTNNMTHSLRCAFLSWLVVLYPILKVAFTEEEGVDGTEAANFSCAVYSYTLKAPSMNCTWNAGRTAPHDTQYFLYLKYYKKEEKECPHYIHDKRGRHIGCYFPNVTVNEKKVTLTVNGSSIESPVKKHKNITLLYELEKIGPPQNITVTCEMSSNCIVEWKAPPTSRREVRESNSCLSYQIKDEIRNTTDTIQSTSKNYPKNVRYKLRIRTDDKSKCPVAGKFGEWSEPIEFGTDPTSFHPTLLLLVVVITTLGILLLFCICKRCHTWEKLHGPIPQPKDIYLQCEKNAEKAWIDLISTAAANEKITVVEEVTANCEKHEPHP; encoded by the exons ATGCAGACAAATAATATGACACACTCCTTAAGATGTGCTTTTTTGAGCTGGCTCGTTGTGTTGTACCCCATACTAAAGGTTGCATTTACAGAAGAAGAGG GTGTTGATGGAACAGAAGCTGCAAATTTCTCCTGTGCTGTTTATTCATACACTTTGAAGGCTCCTTCAATGAACTGTACTTGGAATGCTGGCAGGACAGCTCCCCATGATACTCAATATtttctatatttaaaatattataa gaaagaagaaaaggagtgtCCACATTATATACATGATAAACGTGGAAGACATATTGGGTGCTATTTTCCCAACGTGACTGTGAATGAAAAGAAAGTTACTTTAACAGTGAATGGGTCGAGCATAGAATCTCCAGTTAAGAAGCacaaaaatataactttattaTATGAACTTG aaaaaattGGTCCACCACAAAACATCACTGTGACTTGTGAAATGTCATCCAACTGTATAGTAGAATGGAAAGCCCCTCCAACGAGTCGCCGTGAGGTTCGCGAGTCCAACAGCTGCCTCAGTTATCAAATAAAG gATGAAATCAGAAATACAACTGATACT ATACAAAGCACCTCCAAAAACTACCCTAAGAATGTGAGGTACAAGTTGAGAATCCGTACAGATGACAAGAGTAAGTGTCCGGTTGCAGGAAAATTTGGCGAATGGAGTGAACCAATCGAATTTG GCACTGATCCCACGTCATTCCATCCAACGCTGTTACTTCTTGTTGTAGTTATAACCACCCTGGGAATCTTGCTCCTGTTTTGCATTTGTAAAAG ATGTCATACATGGGAAAAATTACATGGTCCAATCCCACAGCCCAAAGATATCTATCTCCAATGTGAGAAGAATGCAGAG AAAGCATGGATTGACTTGATATCAACTGCGGCAGCAAATGAAAAAATCACGGTGGTGGAAGAAGTGACTGCCAACTGTGAAAAGCATGAGCCACATCCCTGA
- the LOC110089754 gene encoding granulocyte-macrophage colony-stimulating factor receptor subunit alpha isoform X3: MQTNNMTHSLRCAFLSWLVVLYPILKVAFTEEEGVDGTEAANFSCAVYSYTLKAPSMNCTWNAGRTAPHDTQYFLYLKYYKKEEKECPHYIHDKRGRHIGCYFPNVTVNEKKVTLTVNGSSIESPVKKHKNITLLYELEKIGPPQNITVTCEMSSNCIVEWKAPPTSRREVRESNSCLSYQIKDEIRNTTDTIQSTSKNYPKNVRYKLRIRTDDKSKCPVAGKFGEWSEPIEFDVIHGKNYMVQSHSPKISISNVRRMQRKHGLT; the protein is encoded by the exons ATGCAGACAAATAATATGACACACTCCTTAAGATGTGCTTTTTTGAGCTGGCTCGTTGTGTTGTACCCCATACTAAAGGTTGCATTTACAGAAGAAGAGG GTGTTGATGGAACAGAAGCTGCAAATTTCTCCTGTGCTGTTTATTCATACACTTTGAAGGCTCCTTCAATGAACTGTACTTGGAATGCTGGCAGGACAGCTCCCCATGATACTCAATATtttctatatttaaaatattataa gaaagaagaaaaggagtgtCCACATTATATACATGATAAACGTGGAAGACATATTGGGTGCTATTTTCCCAACGTGACTGTGAATGAAAAGAAAGTTACTTTAACAGTGAATGGGTCGAGCATAGAATCTCCAGTTAAGAAGCacaaaaatataactttattaTATGAACTTG aaaaaattGGTCCACCACAAAACATCACTGTGACTTGTGAAATGTCATCCAACTGTATAGTAGAATGGAAAGCCCCTCCAACGAGTCGCCGTGAGGTTCGCGAGTCCAACAGCTGCCTCAGTTATCAAATAAAG gATGAAATCAGAAATACAACTGATACT ATACAAAGCACCTCCAAAAACTACCCTAAGAATGTGAGGTACAAGTTGAGAATCCGTACAGATGACAAGAGTAAGTGTCCGGTTGCAGGAAAATTTGGCGAATGGAGTGAACCAATCGAATTTG ATGTCATACATGGGAAAAATTACATGGTCCAATCCCACAGCCCAAAGATATCTATCTCCAATGTGAGAAGAATGCAGAG AAAGCATGGATTGACTTGA